A single genomic interval of Kwoniella newhampshirensis strain CBS 13917 chromosome 12, whole genome shotgun sequence harbors:
- a CDS encoding transketolase: MSSFNESDTKAVATIRTLAADVVAKANSGHPGAPMGMAPVAHVLFSRFMRFNSKNPKWINRDRFVLSNGHACALQYIMLHLAGYKVTLDDLKAFRQIDSITPGHPEVGVTDGIEVTTGPLGQGISNAVGLAIGQAHMGAVFNKDGFPLIDNYTYAFLGDGCLQEGVASEACSLAGHLKLANLIAIYDDNRITIDGDTAVSFTEDVEMRFKSYGWNILHVEHGDDDLAAIESAIAEAKKSTDAPTIINLKTTIGFGSLKAGGHDVHGAPLKKDDIAQLKKKFGFNPDETFAIPQETSDLYAAVAEKGAKAEAEWKDLFKSYSEKYPKEASELERRVAGRLPDGWEKALPTYTTADAAVGSRKLSETTITKLAEVLPELVGGSADLTGSNLTRWKGAEDFQHPSTGLGSYAGRYFRFGVREHGMTAICNGLAAYGGLIPFGATFLNFVSYAAGAVRLSALSHLRVLQVATHDSIGLGEDGPTHQPVETAAWLRALPNLAFWRPADGNETSASYLVSIMSQHTPSVLAFSRQNLPQLAGSSIEKAARGGYVVEDVENPDVVLVSTGSEVTLCAQAIDQLKAKNIKARLVSLPCFEVFNTQSADYKLSVLPSGPPILSVEAYSTFGWGAYSHDHFGLKAWGSSGPYDQVYAKFDLTPEGIAKRAEKVVAFYKKRGQPLFSPLISALDDISE; the protein is encoded by the exons ATGTCCAGCTTCAACGAGTCCGACACAAAGGCTGTTGC CACCATCCGAACCCTTGCTGCGGATGTCGTCGCCAAG GCCAACTCCGGTCACCCCGGTGCTCCCATG GGTATGGCTCCCGTCGCCCATGTTCTTTTCTCTCGATTCATGAGATTCAACTCCAAGAACCCCAAATGGATCAACCGAGACCGATTCGTCCTCTCCAACGGTCACGC GTGTGCCCTTCAGTACATCATGCTTCACCTCGCCGGTTATAAGGTCACATTGGATGACCTCAAGGCTTTCCGACAAATCGATTCTATCACCCCTGGTCACCCGGAAGTCGGTGTCACCGATGGTATCGAGGTCACTACTGGTCCCCtcggtcaag GTATCTCTAACGCCGTTGGTCTCGCTATCGGCCAAGCTCACATGGGCGCTGTCTTCAACAAGGATGGCTTCCCCTTGATCGACAACTATACCTACG CTTTCCTCGGTGATGGTTGTTTGCAGGAGGGTGTCGCATCTGAAGCGTGCTCTCTTGCTGG TCACTTGAAATTAGCCAACCTGATCGCCATCTACGATGACAACA GGATCACCATTGACGGTGACACTGCGGTTTCCTTCACcgaggatgtcgagatgCGATTCAAGTCATACGGATGGAATATCCTCCACGTTGAGCACGGTGACGA CGATCTCGCCGCCATCGAGTCTGCCATCGCCGAGGCTAAGAAGTCCACCGATGCGCCTAcgatcatcaacctcaagACTACTATCGGTTTCGGTTCCCTCAAGGCCGGTGGTCATGACGTTCACGGTGCTC CTCTCAAGAAGGACGATATCGCTCagctcaagaagaagtTCGGCTTCAACCCCGATGAGACCTTCGCCATCCCACAGGAGACTTCCGACCTCTACGCTGCTGTCGCTGAAAAGGGTGCCAAGGCCGAGGCTGAGTGGAAGGATCTTTTCAAGTCTTACTCCGAGAAGTACCCCAAGGAGGCGTCTGAGCTTGAGAGACGAGTCGCCGGTCGTCTGCCCGACGGTTGGGAGAAGGCTCTCCCCACCTACACAACTGCCGATGCTGCCGTCGGTAGCCGAAAGCTCTCTGAAACCACCATTACCAAGCTTGCTGAGGTTTTGCCCGAACTGGTTGGAGGATCCGCCGACTTGACTGGCTCCAACCTGACCAGGTGGAAGGGTGCCGAGGACTTCCAGCACCCCTCTACCGGTCTTGGAAGTTACGCTGGTCGATACTTCCGATTCGGTGTCCGAGAGCACGGTATGACTGCCATCTGCAACGGTCTCGCTGCGTATGGTGGTCTCATTCCCTTCGGCGCTACTTTCCTCAACTTCGTTTCTTACGCTGCTGGTGCCGTCCGACTTTCCGCTCTGTCCCATCTCCGAGTTCTTCAAGTCGCTACCCACGATTCTATTGGTCTCGGCGAGGACGGTCCCACCCATCAGCCGGTAGAGACTGCTGCTTGGCTTCGAGCTCTCCCCAACCTCGCTTTCTGGAGGCCCGCTGATGGTAACGAAACCTCCGCTTCGTATCTCGTGTCCATCATGTCACAGCACACTCCTTCGGTTTTGGCGTTCTCTCGTCAAAACTTGCCTCAACTTGCCGGATCGTCTATTGAGAAGGCTGCTCGAGGTGGTTATGTTGTGGAGGATGTTGAGAACCCCGACGTCGTCCTCGTTTCTACTGGTTCCGAGGTGACTCTCTGTGCCCAGGCCATCGACCAGCTCAAGGCCAAGAACATCAAGGCTCGTCTTGTCTCGTTGCCCTGTTTCGAGGTCTTC AACACTCAATCCGCGGACTACAAGCTCAGTGTTTTGCCCTCCGGCcctcccatcctctccgTCGAGGCCTACTCCACTTTCGGTTGGGGTGCATACAGTCACGACCACTTTGGTCTCAAGGCTTGGGGTTCTTCTGGACCATATGATCAGGTTTAcgccaag TTCGACTTGACCCCCGAGGGTATCGCTAAGAGGGCTGAGAAGGTTGTTGCATTCTACAAGAAGCGAGGACAGCCTCTGTTCTCCCCCTTGATCTCTGCCTTGGATGACATCTCCGAGTAG